The Micropterus dolomieu isolate WLL.071019.BEF.003 ecotype Adirondacks linkage group LG20, ASM2129224v1, whole genome shotgun sequence genome has a segment encoding these proteins:
- the LOC123958896 gene encoding fibulin-7 yields the protein MLVSTAIAITLLCFCSLHSTFGQDCPSRLEIQGSLKQVQKLLSAHEASYMQSLRNLKKKINLLQSSAGKQSTRAINSTCPKLDTPINGRKLGKSHSTGHEVHFLCDPGYELVGSESRVCQESLSWSGQQTTCRDINECASLPCLNGGTCVDEVNQFSCVCAKGWSGATCQSPVPTFFVTITNTSAATAAAAAAATLPAGTTGPFVRPSRCTIVQGTTHCTCEPGYTISGRDSNTCTDIDECEVFHNAQAGRLCLHACVNTPGGYRCSCPVGYDSTRDGRSCKDIDECATRQNNCTKDQMCINTYGGFQCVRVDCPKIPNATYVKTSPMRCERNPCPVDNKACSQTPNSFSYHYLAVVSNLSAPRVMFRVSALRPMGDTLRFSLLGGKLARRHFTVQRSDRQTGQLMLVSPVQGPATLEAEVEMSELERRVQLGRYITKVTMFVSQYEF from the exons ATGCTTGTGTCAACTGCAATTGCCATcactttgttgtgtttctgctcgctccattctacttttggacaG GACTGTCCTAGTAGACTGGAAATACAGGGCTCTCTGAAGCAGGTCCAGAAGCTTCTCTCAGCCCATGAAGCCTCTTACATGCAGAGCCTTCGCAActtgaagaagaaaataaacctGTTGCAGAGCAGTGCAGGGAAGCAGAGCACAAGAGCCATCAACA GTACCTGCCCAAAACTAGACACACCCATCAATGGCAGGAAACTTGGCAAGTCACACAGCACAGGCCATGAGGTTCACTTTCTGTGTGACCCTGGTTATGAACTTGTGGGGTCAGAGAGCAGGGTTTGTCAGGAAAGCCTGAGCTGGAGTGGCCAGCAGACGACCTGCCGAG ACATCAATGAGTGTGCGTCCTTACCGTGCCTGAATGGTGGGACATGCGTGGATGAAGTGAACCAGTTTTCTTGTGTCTGTGCCAAAGGCTGGTCTGGAGCCACCTGTCAGAGCCCCGTGCCAACAT TCTTTGTCACCATAACAAACACCTCTGccgccactgctgctgctgctgctgctgctacctTGCCTGCTGGCACCACTGGGCCCTTCGTTCGTCCATCTCGATGCACTATAGTCCAGGGGACCACCCACTGCACCTGTGAGCCAGGATACACCATCTCTGGCAGGGACAGCAACACCTGCACTG ATATAGATGAATGTGAGGTGTTCCATAATGCTCAGGCTGGGAGACTGTGTTTACATGCTTGTGTTAACACCCCTGGAGGCTACCGCTGTTCCTGTCCTGTCGGATACGATTCAACCCGCGATGGACGCAGCTGTAAAG acatTGATGAGTGCGCCACCAGACAAAACAACTGCACAAAGGACCAGATGTGCATTAATACGTACGGTGGTTTCCAGTGTGTCCGTGTGGACTGTCCCAAAATCCCTAACGCAACATATGTCAAGACGTCGCCCAT GCGTTGTGAACGTAACCCCTGTCCTGTGGACAATAAGGCATGCTCTCAGACCCCGAACTCCTTCTCCTACCATTATCTGGCTGTGGTGTCCAACCTGTCAGCTCCCCGCGTCATGTTCAGGGTCTCAGCATTACGTCCAATGGGTGATACACTTCGCTTCTCCCTGCTGGGGGGAAAGCTAGCCCGGCGCCACTTCACGGTCCAGCGTTCAGACCGTCAGACAGGCCAGCTGATGCTGGTGAGCCCTGTTCAGGGTCCTGCCACACTGGAGGCAGAAGTGGAGATGAGCGAGCTGGAGAGACGAGTCCAGCTGGGGAGGTACATCACCAAAGTCAccatgtttgtttctcagtACGAGTTCTAG